Proteins from a genomic interval of Yarrowia lipolytica chromosome 1E, complete sequence:
- a CDS encoding uncharacterized protein (Compare to YALI0E17633g, similar to uniprot|P32604 Saccharomyces cerevisiae YJL155c FBP26 fructose-2 6-bisphosphatase), with protein MPVYGARNVDNVRIGVIMVGLPARGKSLIAQKIVRYLSWLSVPTRCFNVGNYRRKETAHPTAEFFDNANAVGERLRRNAAEAALEDMIRWFEEDGGVVGVFDATNSTVERRKWIADTLLDAGVEPMFVESWCDDPSIVMHNIIDVKTTSPDYVGTDPEKAITDFQNRIKKYEAVYETLGENETDLTYVKLMNVGAQVVINRIQSYLESRVVYYIMNLHIKPRYIWLSRHGESEYNLGGQLGGDSNLSERGQMYAKKLPSLLQGALEQSVFPDGKVPELTVWTSTLKRTNQTARFLDYPKRSWKALDELDAGVCDGMTYEEIEQQYPEDFKARDDNKYEYRYRGGESYRDIVIRLEPIIMELERQENIMIVTHQAVLRCLYAYFMNVPQDQSPWMQVPLHSLIRLELRAFDTIETRISADIPAVSTHREKGSSAKHA; from the coding sequence ATGCCAGTCTACGGAGCTCGAAACGTGGACAATGTGCGGATCGGCGTGATCATGGTCGGTCTGCCGGCCCGAGGCAAATCGCTGATTGCCCAAAAGATTGTCCGGTACCTGTCGTGGCTGTCCGTGCCCACCCGCTGTTTCAATGTCGGCAACTACAGACGCAAAGAAACGGCCCATCCGACGGCCGAGTTCTTCGACAACGCCAACGCCGTGGGCGAACGGTTGCGACGCAACGCCGCCGAGGCTGCGCTCGAAGATATGATCCGGTGGTTCGAAGAGGACGGCGGAGTGGTGGGAGTGTTTGACGCCACCAACTCGACGGTGGAGCGTCGCAAATGGATCGCAGACACCCTGCTGGACGCCGGAGTCGAGCCCATGTTTGTCGAGTCGTGGTGCGACGACCCGTCGATTGTGATGCATAACATCATCGACGTCAAAACCACATCCCCAGACTACGTGGGCACCGACCCGGAAAAAGCCATCACCGACTTCCAGAACCGAATCAAAAAGTACGAGGCAGTCTACGAGACGCTGGGCGAAAACGAAACCGATCTCACCTACGTCAAGCTCATGAACGTGGGCGCCCAGGTGGTCATCAACCGTATCCAGTCCTATCTCGAATCGCGTGTGGTCTACTACATTATGAATCTGCACATTAAGCCACGGTACATCTGGTTGTCTCGACACGGAGAATCAGAATACAATTTAGGAGGACAGCTTGGTGGCGACTCCAATCTCTCCGAACGGGGACAGATGtacgccaagaagctgcccTCGCTGTTACAAGGCGCACTGGAACAATCTGTGTTCCCCGACGGCAAGGTTCCCGAGCTCACAGTCTGGACCTCGACCCTCAAACGAACCAACCAGACAGCGCGGTTCCTGGACTACCCCAAACGGTCGTGGAAAGCCCTGGATGAGTTGGACGCCGGAGTCTGCGACGGAATGACGTACGAGGAAATCGAACAGCAGTACCCCGAGGACTTCAAGGCACGTGATGACAACAAGTACGAATACCGATACCGAGGAGGCGAGAGCTACAGAGACATTGTGATCCGTCTGGAGCCGATCATCATGGAGTTGGAGCGCCAGGAAAACATTATGATTGTGACCCACCAGGCCGTGCTTCGGTGTCTGTACGCCTACTTTATGAATGTGCCTCAAGACCAGTCGCCCTGGATGCAGGTGCCTCTGCATTCATTGATTCGATTGGAGCTGAGAGCGTTTGACACGATTGAGACGAGAATCAGCGCCGATATTCCTGCCGTTTCAACTCATCGAGAGAAGGGTAGTAGTGCCAAGCATGCGTAA
- a CDS encoding uncharacterized protein (Compare to YALI0E17677g, similar to uniprot|Q03419 Saccharomyces cerevisiae YDR492w or uniprot|Q12442 Saccharomyces cerevisiae YOL002C) — MSSTRTTTAAGQIRFRADPCAQESFIEHAQHTVTDTIEEVKESLTHLWDDIPAWQRDNCYIRRGYVKETNCYKKTFKALGFVHNETVNIYSHLIPALTTFVGGVAAYGLGTYLDVGLPIYPTTTWKDHGVFILFMFGIVSCLGMSATFHCIKCHSQQVARTGNQLDYLGIVSLVVSSMFGIIFYGYDHGDYERWLYWGLTFSLGTICACVSLMKKFHTSEWRPFRALMFVLFGLSGGFPVIHACFRFGYEGTVLRIQLPWILLEAAAYIGGAGIYAARVPEKWSPGTFDIIGSSHQIFHMCVVLGVILHWIALLGTYHAYHGWALSQSPIFFR; from the coding sequence ATGTCGTCGACACgcaccaccaccgccgcCGGCCAAATCCGCTTCCGAGCAGACCCCTGCGCTCAGGAATCGTTCATAGAACATGCCCAACACACGGTGACAGACACCATagaggaggtcaaggagtcgCTGACTCACCTGTGGGACGACATTCCCGCGTGGCAACGAGACAACTGCTACATACGAAGGGGCTACGTCAAGGAAACCAACTGCTACAAAAAGACCTTCAAAGCCTTGGGCTTTGTCCACAATGAGACGGTCAACATCTACTCGCACCTGATCCCGGCCCTCACCACCTTTGTGGGAGGCGTGGCGGCCTACGGACTGGGCACCTACCTCGACGTGGGTCTGCCCATCTACCCCACAACCACCTGGAAGGACCACGGCGTCTTCATTCTCTTCATGTTTGGAATCGTCTCGTGTCTGGGCATGAGTGCCACCTTCCACTGCATCAAGTGCCACTCGCAGCAGGTGGCCCGAACCGGCAACCAGCTCGACTATCTGGGAATCGTGTCGCTTGtcgtctcctccatgtTCGGCATCATCTTCTACGGTTACGACCACGGAGACTACGAACGATGGCTGTACTGGGGCCTGACCTTTTCGCTGGGCACAATCTGTGCTTGCGTGTCGCTCATGAAAAAGTTCCACACCAGCGAATGGCGGCCGTTCCGAGCCCTCATGTTTGTGCTCTTTGGTCTCTCCGGAGGCTTCCCCGTCATCCACGCCTGTTTCCGATTCGGATACGAAGGAACCGTTCTGCGGATCCAGCTGCCTTGGATCTTGCTCGAGGCGGCCGCCTATATTGGCGGAGCCGGCATCTACGCCGCCCGAGTGCCCGAAAAGTGGTCCCCCGGTACCTTTGACATCATCGGCTCGTCCCACCAGATTTTCCACATGTGCGTGGTTCTGGGTGTCATTCTGCACTGGATTGCCCTGCTGGGAACCTACCACGCCTACCACGGATGGGCCCTGTCTCAGAGCCCTATTTTCTTCCGATAA
- a CDS encoding uncharacterized protein (Compare to YALI0E17589g, similar to uniprot|Q06593 Saccharomyces cerevisiae YPR194C) yields the protein MTDKDQYPTTVSEVANFSTNNDKEQYVTDVTEVDSSVLAWMAEQLQIPPSDDDGSYSPEVHFMAARFEEMNFEDACKLVRENMKYHDNDNNFRDEYRREIRDLMEALDSVGGGDDEKMSLDDPNNKVMMVRYWATIFHWWSPYPEVRAVTDPQDDTECTSETWRVWVLGTIWVGIAAFINQFFSPRMPSIGLGAGVIQLLLFPCGRFLEYVLPDKGFTFRGTRYSLNPGRWSQKEQLLTTIMVSCASGTPYITYNLMTQILPSFYGQEWARSFSFGFVFMLSTQMMGFGLAGLLKRCAVYPVKAVWPSLLPTLAVNKALLAPNRKETINGWTITKYKFFLILVACSFAYFWLPNYLFEALSYTNWMTWIAPENETLARVTGSLQGMGYNPIPTFDWNMATAAYSPVAMPLYTVLNDYIAVFISGLVILGLYYTNNFWTSYIPINTNRLYDNQGKPYQVMKILTNNRFDDEKYQAYSPPFYGAANLVVYSSFFAIYPLSFVYVTLMEWAATKEALVETAKALRHIHRSNYEGRVDPFSRYMRKYKEVPDWWFYIIMVLMFVLSVVMVQVWPVDTPVWTLVFVIGLVLAFIIPFTIFAAYTANSLSLNVISELIIGYALPGSFMALNHIKALSVTIQMQAQNYASDQKLTHYAHLPPRSIFWMQIWATFVNGLVCLGVLSFQVDMPDICEPTNKYKFTCPGDTTFFTASVAWGVIGPKKMFDKYPAMKWMFLLGALLGVLFYLLQVTLPAFLAKKYPSKEKTIDKIRRQLLYINPIIVCGGFMAWAPYNLSYRTGGLYLALLFNMYIKSRYLAWWKKYAYILEAGMGTGIAICAIIIFFAVQYNPVIVDWWGNNVPYVGVDGTGLSIIEPIPDVGYFGPAPGNYD from the coding sequence atgaCCGACAAAGACCAATATCCGACCACCGTGTCGGAGGTGGCCAACTTTTCCACCAACAATGATAAGGAGCAGTACGTGACCGACGTGACTGAGGTCGACTCGTCTGTGCTCGCGTGGATGGCCgaacagctccagatcCCCCCCTCCGATGACGACGGCTCCTACTCGCCCGAGGTGCACTTTATGGCCGCTCGATTCGAGGAGATGAACTTCGAGGACGCCTGCAAACTGGTGCGAGAGAACATGAAGTAccacgacaatgacaacAACTTCCGAGACGAGTACCGTCGGGAAATCCGAGATCTGATGGAGGCTCTAGACTCCGTGGGTGGCGGAGACGACGAAAAAATGTCGCTGGACGACCCGAACAACAAGGTCATGATGGTTCGTTACTGGGCCACCATTTTCCACTGGTGGAGTCCGTACCCTGAGGTTCGAGCCGTCACAGATCCCCAGGACGACACCGAGTGCACCTCGGAGACCTGGCGAGTGTGGGTGCTCGGAACTATCTGGGTTGGCATTGCTGCCTTCATCAACCAGTTCTTCTCGCCTCGTATGCCCTCCATTGGTCTAGGAGCTGGTGTcatccagctgctgctgttcccCTGTGGTCGATTCCTGGAATATGTGCTCCCCGACAAGGGGTTCACCTTCCGAGGAACTCGATACTCACTCAATCCCGGTCGATGGAGCCAGAAGGAACAGCTGCTGACCACCATCATGGTCTCCTGCGCCTCCGGAACCCCCTACATCACCTACAACCTCATGACTCAGATCCTGCCCAGCTTCTACGGCCAGGAATGGGCCCGATCTTTCTCCTTCGGCTTCGTCTTCATGCTATCCACCCAGATGATGGGTTTCGGTCTCGCCGGTCTGCTCAAACGATGTGCTGTCTACCCCGTCAAGGCCGTGTGGCCCTCTCTGTTGCCCACCCTGGCCGTCAACAAGGCGCTTCTGGCACCCAACCGAAAGGAAACCATCAACGGATGGACCATCACTAAATACAAGTTTTTCCTCATCCTGGTGGCGTGCTCCTTTGCCTACTTCTGGCTGCCAAACTACCTGTTTGAGGCTCTGTCCTACACCAACTGGATGACTTGGATTGCCCCTGAAAACGAGACTCTGGCGCGAGTCACTGGATCTCTCCAGGGTATGGGATACAACCCCATTCCTACATTTGACTGGAACATGGCTACTGCGGCCTACTCACCTGTCGCCATGCCTCTCTACACCGTTCTCAACGACTACATTGCCGTGTTCATCTCTGGTCTTGTCATCCTGGGTCTGtactacaccaacaactTCTGGACCTCGTACATCcccatcaacaccaaccgACTGTACGACAACCAGGGTAAGCCCTACCAGGTGATGAAGATTCTGACCAACAACAGATTTGACGATGAAAAGTACCAGGCCTACTCTCCTCCCTTTTACGGAGCTGCCAACCTGGTTGTCTactcgtccttctttgCCATCTACCCTCTGTCGTTTGTCTACGTGACTCTCATGGAATGGgctgccaccaaggaggctctggtGGAGACTGCCAAGGCTCTCCGACACATTCACCGAAGCAACTACGAGGGTCGAGTCGACCCCTTCTCCCGATACATGCGAAAATACAAGGAGGTGCCCGACTGGTGGTTCTACATCATCATGGTGCTCATGTTTGTGCTCTCTGTTGTCATGGTCCAGGTGTGGCCTGTTGACACTCCCGTGTGGACCCTGGTGTTTGTTATTGGTCTCGTACTGGCCTTTATCATCCCCTTCACCATCTTTGCTGCCTACACCGCCAACTCGCTGTCTCTCAATGTCATTTCCGAGCTCATCATCGGTTATGCTCTCCCCGGATCCTTCATGGCTCTCAACCATATCAAGGCTCTGTCTGTGACCATCCAGATGCAGGCCCAGAACTACGCGTCGGACCAGAAACTAACCCACTACGCCCACTTGCCTCCTCGATCCATTTTCTGGATGCAGATCTGGGCCACCTTTGTCAACGGTCTGGTCTGTCTCGGAGTCTTGTCCTTCCAGGTGGACATGCCCGACATCTGTGAGCCCACAAACAAGTATAAGTTTACCTGTCCTGGAGACACTACCTTCTTCACCGCCTCTGTGGCCTGGGGAGTTATTGGTCCCAAGAAGATGTTCGACAAGTACCCCGCCATGAAGTGGATGTTCTTGcttggagctcttcttGGTGTGCTTTTCTACTTGCTGCAGGTGACCCTGCCCGCCTTCCTGGCCAAGAAGTACCCTTCCAAGGAAAAGACCATCGACAAGATCCGACGACAGCTGCTCTACATCAACCCCATCATTGTCTGCGGAGGATTCATGGCCTGGGCTCCATACAACCTGTCGTACCGAACCGGCGGTCTGTACCTCGCTTTGCTGTTCAACATGTACATCAAGAGCCGGTACCTGGCCTGGTGGAAGAAGTACGCCTACATTCTGGAGGCCGGAATGGGCACTGGAATTGCCATCTGTGCCATTATCATCTTCTTTGCCGTCCAGTACAACCCCGTTATTGTTGACTGGTGGGGCAACAATGTTCCCTATGTCGGAGTCGACGGTACTGGACTTTCAATTATCGAGCCCATTCCCGATGTCGGCTACTTTGGTCCTGCTCCGGGCAACTACGATTAG
- a CDS encoding uncharacterized protein (Compare to YALI0E17655g, some similarities with uniprot|Q8X0B4 Neurospora crassa Related to hormone-sensitive lipase) — protein MIDEIFGRPSAKFKRVQCFAVALAWWLIITRGNKHGPPGIRSLSRALTAKITAWQIYVLTLTGYYLLKNFDKLIGLTPPIPFENHYTPGFYRATWVMQALDAGFWTAYPIKNKYARDLLSIVLTVYYLIFSDAANEKVRRYRLKTTVESCRVSWEKGRNPYAGAIAKLLLPKINIYKDVFVKRPAHSEYEEPVECLLLFDGTAEQLKNQKKVIYHLHGGGFTTMEPKLHEDYLLAWATQLKVPILSVNYRKAPEFPYPYALDEVFDTYYALMKSKGTIIGLSGDVVPEVVVTGDSAGGNLAAALELKLIDYPKKIKRPAGLVLTYPALDMNFASALSEDQMKLIRQVTKETATPFLYKNKKDVYQSYAGDAHKSVRANKSFVNLAQQQKVQSQQPGSPSEQGPGNKLSLTSKVLYSGDRVLPAEVLYTALMLYAGDTECDLSKDYLMSPLLAPEEKLAQFPKTYIICGEVDPLVDDTVLFGAKLRQAFRDSGRKNPEDLVEVSIIKGYSHGFLNMVPFFPEAKAPIHKLGFWMEEIFDNVLPEERNIDLNEDDYSTDEELVGESYANIDEEGGDVKAPRKKKTSAQKAWDKTNIVHPGGLVEGRQDKTKNSVIGEIKNAVVEKL, from the coding sequence ATGATTGACGAAATCTTTGGACGCCCCAGTGCGAAATTCAAGCGGGTCCAGTGCTTTGCCGTGGCGCTGGCCTGGTGGCTCATCATCACCCGAGGAAACAAACATGGCCCTCCCGGAATCCGATCTCTGAGTCGAGCGCTCACCGCCAAAATCACCGCGTGGCAAATCTACGTGCTCACGCTCACGGGCTACTACCTGCTCAAGAACTTTGACAAGCTCATTGGCCTCACGCCCCCCATCCCATTCGAGAACCACTACACCCCCGGCTTCTACCGGGCCACATGGGTGATGCAAGCGCTGGACGCGGGCTTCTGGACCGCCTACcccatcaagaacaagtacgCCCGAGACCTGCTGTCCATCGTACTCACCGTCTACTACCTCATCTTCTCGGACGCTGCCAACGAGAAGGTCCGACGATACAGACTCAAGACCACCGTGGAATCGTGCCGGGTGTCATGGGAAAAGGGCCGAAACCCGTACGCCGGCGCCATtgccaagctgctgttgcccaaaatcaacatctacaaggACGTGTTTGTCAAGCGACCTGCCCATTCCGAGTATGAGGAGCCCGTGGAGTGTCTGCTTCTGTTTGACGGAACTGccgagcagctcaagaaccagaagaaggtcaTCTACCATCTGCACGGAGGAGGATTCACCACCATGGAGCCCAAGCTGCACGAGGACTATCTGCTTGCCTGGGCAACCCAGCTCAAGGTGCCCATCCTCTCGGTCAACTACAGAAAGGCCCCCGAGTTTCCCTACCCTTACGCTCTGGACGAGGTCTTTGACACCTACTACGCGCTCATGAAGTCCAAGGGCACCATCATCGGTCTCAGTGGCGATGTCGTGCCTGAGGTTGTTGTTACCGGAGACTCTGCCGGAGGAAATCTCGCCgctgctctggagctcaagctcATTGATTaccccaagaagatcaagcGACCCGCTGGTCTGGTGCTCACCTACCCTGCTCTTGATATGAACTTTGCCTCTGCTCTGTCCGAGGACCAGATGAAGCTCATTCGACAGGTGACCAAGGAAACTGCCACCCCGTTCCTCTACAAGAATAAGAAGGACGTGTACCAGTCATACGCTGGAGATGCACACAAGTCTGTTCGAGCCAACAAGTCGTTTGTTAACCTGGCTCAGCAGCAAAAGGTCCAGTCGCAGCAGCCTGGTTCTCCTTCCGAACAGGGTCCTGGAAACAAACTGTCTCTTACTTCCAAGGTGCTTTACTCCGGAGATCGAGTTCTCCCAGCCGAGGTTTTGTACACTGCTCTGATGCTGTACGCTGGAGACACCGAGTGTGATCTGTCCAAGGACTATTTAATGTCCCCCCTTCTCGCACCCGAAGAGAAGCTTGCACAGTTCCCCAAGACGTACATCATCTGTGGTGAGGTGGATCCTCTGGTGGATGACACTGTTCTGTTTGGAGCCAAGCTGCGACAAGCCTTCAGGGACTCCGGTAGAAAGAACCCCGAGGACCTAGTCGAGGTAtccatcatcaagggcTACTCCCATGGCTTCCTCAACATGGTGCCCTTCTTCCCCGAAGCCAAGGCTCCCATCCACAAGCTGGGATTCtggatggaggagattttCGACAATGTGCTGCCCGAGGAACGAAACATCGACCTCAACGAGGACGACTACAGCActgacgaggagctggtgggCGAGTCGTACGCCAACATTGACGAAGAGGGAGGAGATGTCAAGGCCCCtagaaagaagaagaccagcGCCCAGAAGGCCTGGGATAAGACCAACATTGTCCATCCTGGAGGACTAGTCGAGGGCCGGCaggacaagaccaagaatTCGGTCATTGGAGAGATTAAGAATGCGGTCGTGGAGAAGTTGTAA
- a CDS encoding uncharacterized protein (Truncated form of YALI0E17567g, no similarity possibly noncoding), with amino-acid sequence MFSPTCLQPVTLLSGALPLVFHDTISPRNSQCLLSHGSSRFWGRDTIYCRREVTDILVHTSRLTMYRCCYRKNVQLVAHVCYVLAPVPAHAMVFFFFCCCLYIISDALYSYSYSLMHTASYLIFKQSNRGTYSTHYDVKPYIQSILSNPNCYINQVEPGDLSQLWLARAFHFYQATVLYHAQNFSRLSRVPIATCQSFICRFMY; translated from the coding sequence ATGTTTTCGCCAACCTGTCTGCAACCAGTGACGCTCCTATCCGGCGCTCTACCCCTCGTATTTCATGACACTATCTCGCCAAGAAACAGCCAATGCCTTCTTTCGCACGGCTCCAGCAGATTCTGGGGTCGTGATACCATCTACTGTAGACGTGAAGTAACCGATATCTTGGTGCACACGAGCCGGCTTACAATGTACCGTTGCTGTTATCGAAAGAATGTGCAACTTGTAGCACATGTATGTTATGTACTAGCACCGGTACCAGCACATGCaatggtttttttttttttttgttgttgtttatatataatatcAGACGcactgtactcgtactcgtactcgttaATGCACACGGCTAGCTACCTTATCTTCAAACAGTCCAATCGTGGCACGTACAGCACGCATTACGATGTCAAGCCGTACATCCAGAGCATACTATCGAACCCCAATTGTTATATCAATCAAGTAGAGCCAGGTGACCTAAGTCAACTGTGGCTGGCCAGAGCCTTTCACTTTTACCAAGCCACGGTTCTTTATCACGCTCAGAACTTCTCACGGCTTTCAAGGGTCCCTATTGCCACTTGTCAAAGCTT
- a CDS encoding uncharacterized protein (Compare to YALI0E17611g, weakly similar to uniprot|O43119 Aspergillus niger Peptide-N4-(N-acetyl-beta-D-glucosaminyl) asparaginase amidase N) — MKLFHSLSACLLASVALAAPVVDLASRDQQIINTFQVTGPNIQLESVDKIHLWQHTFANSYGAPKVAQYTPPNQDFDRVRLSYNSSVTTTQYDRLIQVFVGDTEVWRSSTAEPVGSPLVQFGFEKDVSEYLALFKEPQTITFVLGNVVQDGLQGQFDTNFFIEFLKSGDGPHPGTQIGGALTWNYGTGGDYFRPADVVHGLSKGNGDSYSFPDDTAKTSIQLPRNTTRAVVEIHASGNSNEEFWYTNMFNELSGQDGDGNGGPSRIVEVWIGGRLAGVAFPYPVVYTGGISPYFWTPIVSPQAFDGPSYRVDVTPFLPWLWQGIEIELKLTAQYTDKPQNAQQNWFVTGALLAWTELGLQGSGNVYVADNTPTYTPAWNKLSNSDMVQVSHVNRVVKVMSQLQFSSPRGNLNAQVTWNQNGISSNIQYYTSSSQAVLQSTKGSDSLEVVLNGNTQTVWNASYFYPVVLNTIQQGKVANSDIVTGYDRVKTGVAYERTVLNATSQMGGDSSWGTTYQSYWRSLAGAYDVPSNYDATYYSEEAQADHGNLQYRNPSSSGSATSFKDGSVLDTINHYTDLVFASGNNQDPWAFATALSNVIKALGYSPAEIPSSSNDKSFAIQSGGDSDSNAGPYRIVFSGGNGLHQH; from the coding sequence ATGAAGCTCTTTCACTCTCTTTCCGCATGCTTGCTTGCCTCAGTAGCGCTGGCCGCTCCTGTGGTGGACCTAGCTTCTCGAGACCAGCAGATCATCAACACCTTCCAGGTCACTGGTCCTAACATCCAACTAGAGTCGGTTGACAAAATCCACCTGTGGCAGCACACCTTTGCTAACAGTTATGGAGCCCCCAAGGTTGCCCAGTACACTCCCCCCAACCAGGACTTTGACCGTGTCCGACTGTCCTACAACTCCTccgtcaccaccacccagtACGACAGACTCATCCAGGTGTTTGTTGGAGATACCGAGGTGTGGCGTTCTTCCACTGCCGAGCCCGTCGGTTCCCCCCTGGTCCAGTTTGGTTTTGAGAAGGACGTTTCCGAGTACCTGGCTCTGTTCAAGGAGCCTCAGACCATCACTTTTGTGCTTGGCAACGTGGTTCAAGACGGTCTGCAGGGCCAGTTTGACACCAACTTCTTCATTGAGTTCCTCAAGAGCGGAGACGGACCCCACCCAGGTACCCAGATCGGAGGAGCTCTTACTTGGAATTACGGAACCGGAGGCGACTACTTCCGACCTGCCGACGTGGTCCATGGCCTGTCCAAGGGCAACGGAGACTCGTACTCTTTCCCCGACGATACTGCCAAGACTTCCATCCAGCTGCCTCGAAACACCACTCGAGCAGTTGTGGAGATCCATGCGTCCGGAAACTCCAACGAAGAGTTCTGGTACACCAACATGTTCAACGAGCTGTCTGGCCAGGATGGAGACGGAAACGGAGGTCCCAGTCGAATTGTGGAGGTCTGGATCGGAGGGAGACTCGCTGGCGTGGCCTTCCCTTACCCCGTTGTATACACTGGAGGCATCTCGCCTTACTTCTGGACCCCCATTGTGTCTCCCCAAGCGTTCGACGGCCCCTCCTACCGAGTGGACGTGACGCCCTTCCTGCCCTGGTTGTGGCAGGGAATTGAGATTGAGCTCAAGCTCACCGCTCAGTACACCGACAAGCCCCAGAACGCGCAACAGAACTGGTTTGTGACCGGCGCTCTGCTGGCCTGGACCGAGTTGGGTCTGCAGGGCTCCGGCAATGTGTATGTGGCAGATAACACCCCCACCTACACTCCGGCCTGGAACAAGCTGTCCAACTCGGACATGGTGCAGGTGTCGCACGTGAACCGGGTCGTCAAGGTCATGTCTCAGCTGCAGTTTTCTTCTCCCCGTGGCAACCTCAACGCCCAGGTCACCTGGAACCAGAACGGAATCTCCAGCAACATCCAGTACTACACTTCGTCTTCTCAGGCTGTTCTGCAGAGCACCAAGGGTTCGGATTCGCTGGAGGTTGTGCTCAATGGCAACACCCAGACTGTGTGGAACGCCTCGTACTTTTACCCCGTTGTCCTCAACACCATTCAGCAGGGTAAGGTGGCCAACTCCGACATTGTCACCGGTTACGACCGAGTCAAGACTGGAGTTGCCTACGAGCGAACCGTACTCAACGCTACCTCGCAGATGGGTGGCGACTCGTCTTGGGGCACAACCTACCAGTCGTACTGGCGATCTCTAGCTGGAGCCTACGACGTGCCTTCCAACTACGATGCCACCTACTACTCCGAGGAGGCCCAGGCCGACCACGGCAACCTGCAGTACCGAAACCCCAGTTCGTCGGGATCTGCAACCTCCTTTAAGGATGGCAGCGTGCTGGACACCATCAATCACTACACGGATCTCGTGTTCGCCAGTGGCAACAACCAGGACCCCTGGGCGTTTGCTACAGCACTGTCCAACGTGATCAAGGCTCTGGGATACTCTCCCGCCGAGATCccgtcctcctccaacgacAAGTCGTTTGCCATCCAGTCGGGTGGAGATTCGGACTCCAACGCCGGCCCTTACCGAATCGTCTTCTCCGGCGGCAACGGCCTTCATCAGCACTAG